Proteins from one Homalodisca vitripennis isolate AUS2020 chromosome 3, UT_GWSS_2.1, whole genome shotgun sequence genomic window:
- the LOC124356801 gene encoding transcription factor Adf-1-like — protein MSVRRFSHADDNRLVDSIKGFPILYNHERFFTSKNGSLIKENWRAVATAVGRDEEACKKRWRDIRDHYFKLKRKQKKTDSPIVTRWPIFEKLSFLDNARRYKRANWSHLSHADLEETSIEIYGPETMFKVEADSGSESVQGTESPCQMEYVGIPPPPPATSFYSPELPSGAELPGGSDNPAAEEDDVDSFMRSIALTVKKFPPRVRAEAKFKILAAVTELEFPGRWQDPADSTKSDSQ, from the exons ATGAGTGTTAGACGTTTCTCGCACGCTGATGACAACCGCCTGGTTGACAGCATCAAGGGGTTTCCGATACTCTACAACCACGAGCGCTTCTTCACTTCCAAGAACGGCTCGCTGATAAAGGAAAACTGGCGGGCGGTCGCGACCGCAGTGGGGAGAGACG AGGAAGCGTGCAAGAAGCGCTGGAGAGACATAAGGGATCATTATTTCAAACTAAAACGAAAACAGAAGAAAACAGATTCCCCGATTGTTACAAGATGGCCAATATTCGAGAAACTTTCCTTTCTGGACAACGCCAGGCGATATAAACG GGCCAACTGGAGCCACTTGAGCCACGCGGACCTGGAGGAAACTTCTATCGAGATCTACGGACCGGAGACCATGTTCAAAGTGGAAGCGGACAGTGGGAGCGAGAGTGTCCAAGGGACCGAGTCGCCGTGTCAGATGGAATATGTCGGAATCCCACCCCCGCCGCCGGCCACGAGTTTCTACTCACCGGAACTCCCGTCGGGCGCGGAGCTGCCAGGAGGCTCGGACAACCCGGCCGCGGAGGAAGACGACGTTGATTCTTTCATGAGGAGTATCGCGCTCACCGTGAAGAAGTTCCCTCCGAGAGTCAGGGCCGAGGCCAAATTCAAGATTCTGGCGGCGGTGACTGAACTGGAGTTCCCTGGCCGGTGGCAAGACCCGGCGGACTCCACAAAGTCCGACAGTCAGTAG